The genomic DNA CGATTATCATCAAATTCTGCGAGAATTAGAGCAGTTGTTGGCAGATGCTGAGGTCTTACGATAATGGCGATTAATGAGGAAGCGTACTACGAGGGTGGTCCTCACATTGGCGATCTGATCATTAACCTGTTACTGGGATTCACCATTATTTGTATCCCCCTCAGTGTCGGAGCAATTGTTCGCGCTTTGTGGGTTCGCTATCGCATTACCAACCGTCGGATCTCTGTAACAGGGGGTTGGATGGGACGCGATCGCTCGGATATTATCTATTCCGAAATCGCCAAGGTGGTTACTGTACCTCGCGGACTGGGGGGCTGGGGCGATATGGTCATCACTCTCAAGGATGGCAGCCGTCTAGAGTTGCGATCGGTGCCTAAATTTAGAGAGGTCTACGATTACATCAATGAGAAGCTTTCCACCAGAGCTCAGCAAGCCAGTGGGGCGGTAGGTGCTAAATCTTAGCCCTTAACCCTCCTAAGCTAAGAACCTGAAAACCCTTTCTTACCAACAGCGCAGTCTTAGTCTTGACCATCCATTTTAGTCTTGATCAGCAATACGGTTGTTTGCGATCGCCTAGACTCGCCTCCTTTAGCCCTTAAAGGGCTTTATTTATGTCAATGCCTCTCCAGGCTGAATTAATATTAGATAGATTAGATTAGAACATTCAGAGCACGTAGGTTGACTTAGAGCGAATGGACTTCGGTGTAGGATTTCTCTCCAACAATGTCATGCTGCCAATCCTGGACTTTTTCTACGGGATTGTGCCTAGTTACGGTCTAGCCATCGTGGCTCTGACACTAGTGATTCGCTTTGCCCTCTATCCTCTCAGCGCTGGCTCGATCCGGAGTATGCGCCGAATGCGCGTAACTCAACCCGTAATGCAAAAGCGGGTCAAGGAAATTCAAGAGCGTTACAAAGACGATCCGGCTAAACAGCAGGAGGAAATGAGCAAAATTTACAAAGAGTTCGGCAACCCACTGGCAGGCTGCTTTCCCGTTTTAGTGCAAATGCCTGTGCTATTTGCGCTCTTTGCAACTCTGCGTGGTTCACCGTTCTCAGATATAAACTACAGCGTCAATTTACAGATCTTGCCTCAGGAGCAGATCACTCAAGTTCAGCCTCAAGCATTTGCAACTGCCCCTCAGAACATCTTTGTCGCTGACAAAATTCATGCGCCCGTTGTGGCTCTGCTTCCTGGTGGTAACCGCTTAGCAGTAGGCGAGAAAACCAAAGTTGAATTTCAAACGGTAGAAGGTAAGCCGCTCAGTAGCCTGCTAAAAGAGCATTCCGAAACTGAAATTCAACCTCGCTGGACAATTACTAAAGGCGAAGAGCAAGTTCGCATTGATGAGAATGGCAATTTAGAGGCTTTACAACCTGGGGAAGCCACTATTCAGGGGGTGGTTCCTGGTCTAGCAGCCGACAAAGGCTTTCTCTTCATTGATGCGCTAGGACGAGTAGGCGCAATGGATGCAGATGGCACGATCCACTGGGATATTGTCGGCATGGTGCTCTTCTTTGGCGTTAGCTTGTACATCAACCAGCTCTTGTCAGGTCAAGGGCCCAATTCCAACCCCCAACAGGCGACGATCAACAAGATTACGCCCATTCTCTTTTCTGGGATGTTCTTGTTCTTCCCACTGCCAGCGGGCGTTCTGATGTATATGCTGTTGGCTAACATCTTCCAGACCTTCCAAACCTTTATCCTGTCACGCGAACCCCTACCGGAAAATCTGCAGAAGATTGTGGATGAAGAAGCTAAAACTTCCGGTGGCACTAGTACAGATAGAGAATCCCTACCTTTTGAACCAGGGCGAGCTAAGAAAAAAGCCTAGTTCGATCAGTTAGGCAATTCACGTTCCGGAGGACAGTCGTCGCGTGCAACAAGGTCGAGAGTGGCTACAGGAGTTATTGAGATTAGTGGATCTGCCTGTAGATGTACAGGTTGCTGAGCAAGCATCCAGCAATTTGGGTTCTACAGAACCCACAACCAGTAACTCCCTAGAAGACAGAGCCAACTATTGGTTGACTATTGACGAAACAGGGCTGACTCCAGAGCAAATTCAACAACTGACGGGGACTAATGGTGCTGTTCTGGACGCGATTCAATATCTTGCCAACACTATTCTTAATTTAGGTCAGGCTGAAGACCAGCAAAAAGCCTATACGATCGAGTTGGCAGGATATCGCGCCCGTCGTCAAGCCGAGTTACAGTCTATGGCAGAGCAGGCAGCCGAGCAAGTTAGACAAACAGGCCAAGAGGTTGAAATGAAGGCGCTCTCTTCCGCTGAGCGTCGGCAGATTCATACATTTTTGAAGTCTTATCCCGACCTGGAAACTTATAGTCGGGGGCGAGAACCAGATCGGCGCTTGGTTGTGAAGCAGGCGCAGACAGAGACAAGCTAACTAAGCCTTCATCTACCGTTGCCCCGAAACTCAAAGCTATAAATTGCTAGGGTAGAGTAGCATCTCAACTTTTTGACTGGCACACAATCTGTATGGACGCCATTTATATTCCTCAGCTAACAAGAGCTCCTGAGCAGACAGAAGTTCTTGAGTTTAAAGAGTTTCTTCCCGATCTAGAAACCCTGACCCCCGTTCAAGGCCAACTCAAGGTGACTCATCGGGGCAACTATTTGGAAGTTTCAGCGCAAGCCGAGACTATCATCACTTTGGCTTGCCACCGTTGTCTGCAAAACTACAATCATCGCTTGGTAGTGAATACTTCCGAGCTGATTTGGTTGGATGAAGCAGCAAGTGATGCAGATGCGATCATTTTAGATCGCGAGGTGGGAATGGAAGATTTGGTAGAAAGCTTGTCTCCTCAAGGTTCTTTTGATACTGGCAAGTGGCTCTATGAGCAATTGTGTCTTGCAATTCCCCAGCGACAGCTCTGTGATGAAGCGTGTGCTGGTATCCAGCTTTCGGACTCACTCTCTACTTCAGGAACGGATCGTCGCTGGGCCTCTTTAGAAGCTTTGAAAAAACAGCTACCTTCTTGATGTCGTTGTCCTGAGTTGGGTCTTCCTTATGAACTTTAGTGATGAGTTCGAGCTACTGCTGCGAGCCCGCTATCCTCTGATTTATATTTCGACTCGTGAAGAAGAGCGAGTGGAGGCAGCGATCGCGCAGTCTGCGAAACATCAGGGCAATCGAGCCGTTTATATCTGGGATTTTGTCGATGGCTACCAAGGCAACCCCAATGACGTGGGCTTTGGTAAGCGTAATCCGCTACAAGCCCTAGAGTTTATCGAAAAACTTCCTGCGACAGCCCCTGCAATCTTTATTCTGAGAGACTTTCATCGCTTTGTAGAAGATGTTTCTGTTTCTCGGAAGCTGCGGAATCTGGCCCGATTGCTAAAGTCCCAGCCTAAGAATGTAGTTCTGGTAGCAGCACAAATTACCATTCCGGATGAGCTGAGTGAAGTTATCACTGTTTTGGAGTTCCCGTTACCTACTCCTACAGACATCAAAGTCGAAATTGAACGCTTGTTGGCGGCGACAGGCCAGTCTCTCGAAGGCCGAACTTTAGATGATTTAGTGCGGTCTTGTCAGGGTCTTTCTATTGAGCGAATTCGACGGGTATTGGCACGAGCGATCGCCACGCACCGAGAGCTGCAACCAGACGACGTAGATTTGATCTTGGAAGAAAAACGCCAGACGATTCGGCAAACCCAGATTTTGGATTTTTATCCTGCTACCGAGGAAATTTCGGACATTGGGGGTCTGGATAACCTCAAAGATTGGCTGTTGAGGCGAGGCGGTGCATTTTCTGACAAAGCTCGGCAGTATGGCCTACCACACCCTAGAGGCATGTTACTGGCAGGCATTCAGGGCACTGGCAAGTCCTTAACCGCCAAGGCGATCGCCCATCACTGGCACTTGCCTTTACTCCGCCTAGACGTGGGACGGCTATTTGCTGGGTTAGTAGGTGAGTCAGAATCTCGCACTCGCCAAATGATTCAGCTAGCAGAAGCATTAGCGCCTTGCGTGCTATGGATTGACGAAATAGACAAAGCCTTCTCTGGCTTTGATAGCAAAGGGGACGCAGGAACAACTAGCCGGGTCTTTGGTACTTTCATTACTTGGCTGGCAGAAAAAACTTCTCCCGTTTTTGTGGTCGCAACTGCTAATAATGTCCAAGCACTGCCGCCTGAAATGCTACGTAAGGGCCGATTTGATGAGATTTTCTTTGTGGGGTTGCCTAGCCAAGAAGAGCGTCGAGCCATTTTCGCGGTGCATTTGTCTCGCCTCAGACCCCACAACCTGAAAAGTTATGACTTGGATCGACTTGCCTACGAAACTCCAGACTTCTCAGGCGCGGAGATTGAGCAAACCATCATAGAGGCGATGCATATCGGCTTCAGTCAAAATCGGGATTTCACCACCGACGATATTTTGGAAGCAGCCAGCCAAACGGTGCCATTGGCCCAAACCGCACGGGAGCAAATTCAATTTCTTCAAGATTGGGCTGCCGCTGGCAAAGCACGTTTAGCATCTCGGCATGGTGGCTTAAGTAGCCGCGTCTCCCGCTCTCTGCAATCTCCTGACTAAAGCGAAGCAGGACTATTCGGCTGCTAGTCTTTACAAGCTACGGAAGATTCCTCAACTAAATCCAAATAAATTCGGGATCGGCAATGTAGAATACAGTCTGATTTGGTTTTAGCCATGAAATGGTCTGGCCTGATAAACCTGATAAAGTTTTTGCTGGGTTTTGCACTGGCGATCGCTCTCCTAGGTCTAGGAGGAGTGGTGGCTGCCCGTTATTTTGTCACTAAACTTACCGCTCCTCCCCCAAGGCCCACGTTTGCGAACGATAAGCCCGCTGCAACTAAAGCTGCTGTAGCGGCCTCAGGTGCCTCCGGGAATACTGCGGCTCCTCAAGGTGACAGCTCAACCGCACCAACCCCTGCTTTAGAACCAGGTGCCTATCAAGCTCGCGTAGTGCAGCCCATTGGTCTAATTTTGCGGGATGGCCCTGGCAGTAATTCTAACCAAATCGGTGGTATCGAGTATAACAGCCGGGTAGTAGTGCTAGAAGAAAGCCCCGACAAAGTGTGGCAGCGAGTCCGAATAGAAGATAGCGATCGCACAGGTTGGGTAAAAGCAGGCAATACCGAGCGTGTAAATTGATTAGCCTGATCAAGCAGCTTCCTTTTTGGACTCATATTTTGCAGTATCGTCTGGCTCAACCGGCCACTTCACATCACCAGTCAGTTCTCCAGATAAAATAAATTCTCTGTAAAATTACTGATTAACCCCAATAAAAATGCCATAAAATATAGCCAATAGAAGTTTGAGGCATCCTCTAGCTTTGGCTCGTGAGTCAGCACTTTACAGAAGTTCTATGGAAAACCTTGCCTATCTTCACCTAGCCTCGACCTACGAGACGGCTCCTTTGAGTCAGCTGGCTTCAACCAATTTTCGCCTTTCCTCATTTAATGCACTGAAATGCTTAAGGCTGCCTAGCTGGATTTTACTCAGGCTATTGCCAGTTGTCGTCATGCTGTCTATTGTCAGCTTTGTGAGTGCCGTCCATGCCCTAGAGAATGGTGATAGTGGGCCTGAAGTAACAGAACTGCAAACTCGACTCAGCAACCAAGGATACTATGACGGGCCCATTACGGGTTACTATGGCACCCTGACTCAAGAAGCAGTAATCAGGTTTCAGCAAGAGCGGGGGCTGGCTGCTGATGGGATTGCGGGTGAGAGAACTTTATCAGCATTAGAAGGTTTCAACCAAGCAACGACTGCATCAGGCACATCAGGAGCCCTAAGATTAGGTGCTACGGGGGACGCAGTCAGTACCTTGCAAAACTCTTTGCGGGCAGCAGGATTTTATGAAGACGCAACGACAGGATATTTTGGGTCTTCAACTGAAGCCGCTGTCATTAGGTTTCAGCAGGCAAATGCCTTGGAACCAGACGGGATTGTTGGCTCCAACACGCAGGCAGTTCTACAGCGTTATCCAAGCACAGCTGCAACGACATTTTACCCAGCTCAGCCTTATAACAATCCTTTTCCCACTCCCGTCTCCAGCAGTAGTTCATCGCTGGGCCGAGGCGATACTGGTCCTGCTGTCACCAACTTACAAACTAGGCTCAAAGCCGCAGGCTTCTTCGACGGCCCTATCACAGGTTACTTTGGCTCTCTAACTGAAACCGCTGTCATTCGCTTCCAGCAAGCTAGGGGGCTTCCTGCCAATGGTATTGTAGGTAGCGCCACTTTAGCAGCATTACCTGGTTCGACGTCTAATCCAAGCGGAACAGTTGCCAATCAATTCAGCGTTTTGGAGTTACAACGACGATTGAAAGCTAGAGGCTTCTACGCAGGCTCATTAGATGGAGACATGGGACCCTCAACGCAAAGAGCGATCGCGGCGGCTCAGCGTTTTTATGGGGTCAGCGATCGCGACGTTCGCAATGGACGCTTTTAGCACCTAAAACACCCTAATTTTCTACATTGGCGTTAATGAACGTTGGCAAGTTGGGCAGATCGCATGAATTGACAACTGGCAATCCAGCAGATGATATCCCTCTTTCTGCGCTGTTTTTGTGCCAATTTTTAGAATCGAGTCACTCTTAAACTCAGTTGTTTTGTTACAGCGGACGCAAATGAGATGGTGGTGATAGTAGGGATAGGGTTGGTTTAGCTCGTAATGTTTGTGGCCCTCTGCCAGCTCTAGTTCGCGCAGAATTCCCATTCGGGCCATTAACTTCAAAGTCCGGTAGATGGTGGATAGGCTGATTCGTTCCCCATCGGTTTGCAGCTCATTGTACAGATCTTCAGCGCTCAGATGATTTCCCTTGGGGAGATTCTGAAACACTTGCAAAATAGTCTCTCGTTGCGGTGTTAGACGCCAGCCTCGCTCGTTCAGTTCAGCCTTTAGTGAAGACGTGGTGTAGAGAGACATAAACAACCTTCCCAATAAAGTCTCTTATTGAGAAGGATACACAATCAACAAGGTTATTATCAAGAGAATCACCTTGTTGACAATAATATTTAATTAAGGGGCTGGTACGAATCTACCATTATTTAGAACCAACCCGAAAGCCCTAGGAGCGATTGGCGCTCAGAAACCTCTCTAGGTCTTCGTACTAGCTCTTAGCTCAGGGATTCTAGATAATCTCGCACCCGGTTACGCCGCTTGGGTTGACGCAGTTTTTGCAAAGCTTTCGCTTCAATCTGACGGACTCGTTCCCGCGATAAGTCTAAAGCTCGACCAATTTCAGCCAAGGAGTAAGGATGACCATCCCCTAAGCCGAACCGCATCAAAATCACATCCCGCTCCCGACTAGTGAGGTCTGTCAGCAGTTGTTGAAGATCTCGACGCAGAGATTCCCGCATCAAAATCTCCTCAGGTGAGACATCCTCGGTTTCTAGCAAATCTCCTAGTTCTGTATCTTTCTCTTTACCCACTTTGGTTTCGAGAGAAACAGAGCGGGGGACTCGCAGCAATACTTCTCTAACTTGCGGAGCAGTCATTTCTAGCTCTTTGGCAATGTCCTCAATCGTGGCCATGCGCCCTTTTTCTTGAGAAATTTTGCGTTGAGCTTTTTTAATTTTGTTTAGCTTCTCTGTGATATGAACAGGTAGGCGGATCGTACGGCTCTGGGTCGCGATCGCCCGTGTAATGCCCTGACGAATCCACCAGTAAGCATAGGTGCTAAAGCGATAACCTTTTGTGGGATCAAACTTCTCCACGGCTCGCTCTAAGCCTAGGGTGCCTTCTTGAATCAAATCTAGCAGTTCTAAGCCCCGGTTCTGGTACTTCTTAGCAACAGATACAACCAAGCGTAAGTTCGCTTTGATCATGTGTTCCTTGGCTCGCAGACCTTCTGTTTGGATCTGCTCCAGCTCTGTCACCTCTAGCGCGACAACCTCGGCCCAGCGACGTTTTCCTTGAGCCACAATTGGCTTTAGGTCTGCGACAGTAACGCCTGCTTGAGCGGCCCAACGCTCTAAGGAAGGTCGATGACCCAGTTGAGACGCTAAACAGTCATGAGCTTCAATTAAATCAACGTAGCGCTTAATAGGCTCATCTCCTGCGGTTGCTACTTCATTACGTAGCTCCAGCAATCGCATGTAGCGCTGAACCCTTTGCGCTTCCGAAACTTCTTCATCTCGCCCTAACAAGCGAACCCGGCCAATTTCTTGGAGATACAAGCGCACCAAATCGGTAGTGCGGCGGCTCACATTTTTGCGTACCCCACCGACTGGATCGGCATACCCCATGTCTAAGTCAACGAGATCATCTACACTTGGTTCGATGTCCTCATTGCTCAACCGAAAGCTAGTAGCGTTCAGTTGATCGTCATATTCTGCATCAGCGTAAAAAGATGTTGCTGGCATAGTGATCGTCTCAGTCGCTCCGGGTAATTATGGGGCTTGCTAGCTAGGTCTCGCTGCTATTGTTCCCGTCATGTCAGACTTCAGAACGCTGCTGAGAGTTCCACAGCCAAATCCGTCAAGCTTTCTTAACATGATTTGAGCCATAACCATCAGCGGCAAATTCAACAGCCAGACCTCCTAGGTAAGATTTGAGTCCTAACGGCTCAAGGGCTAGCTTCATGCTTCAACTAGCTCTACAGTAGGCACCCGTCTTGTTACTCGCACCCAATTTGAGATCTACTCGTAGGTAGATGCAGTCAAAACCTGTTTTACCTAGCTATCCAAACTATAAAGAGAGAATAGGAAAGCATGAGTGACTCAGGTCAGGTGTTAGGTTAATCTACATCACCCGATCCAATATTTCCTGATCACTAGACGAATTTCACTAGATCTGCACCTAGAGCTGATTTCTAATTAAGCTTTGATGTAGGTTGTACTAACTCAACTTCGCTTCTATAAATTGAGAAGGTTGTACTCTGGTTTAGTATTTCTCAGCATGAGGGCTTCGGTGGCCTGTTGCGGCGTAATTTCGCTTTCTAGCAAGCGATAGACTTGATGCGAAATAGGTACAGAAATATTGTGTTGACGAGCCAGCGGAATTAACACTTGAGTCGTGTTGATGCCCTCAGCCGTGCCTTCTAAAGTCGCTAGTACCTCCGAAAGCGTCTGACCTTGAGCCAAACCATAGCCAACTCGGTAGTTGCGGCTCAGAGGGCTATTGCAAGTGGCTAGCAGGTCACCTAAACCAGATAAGCCATAAAAGGTTTCTGTTTTTGCTCCCCAGTGAGTGCCAACTCGAATGATTTCTGTGAGCCCACGAGTTACAAGAGCTGCTTTGGCATTGGTTCCCAGTTGGAGACCGTCACAAACTCCAACCGCGATCGCAATAATATTTTTGAGCGTGCCACCCAGTTCTACCCCTAAGGGATCGGGATTGGTATAAACCCGAAAAACACCGGACGAAAAGACCGCCTGTACCTGCTCAGCTGCGACCAGCTTCTCGCTCGCAACTACAGTGGCAGCAGGCAATCCCTGCTCGATTTCCTTCGATAAATTGGGTCCAGATAGTACCACAACTGGATGCCTGGGAAAAGCTGCTTGCCAAATTTGGGCGGGAGTGAGTGTTGTTGTGGGATCTAAACCCTTAGTTGCGGTGACTAAAATTGCCGACTCGGCGATCGCTAGGGACTGTAGCTGCTCCACCACAGGTCTCACACCCTGCATAGAGATCGCTGACACAATCAAGTCAGCCCCTTCTACTACCTCTCCCAAACTTTGAGAATGGCGACGTGACCAAAGGCGCACGGAATGACCCTGCTTGGCTGCTAAGTTTGCCAAGGCTGAACCCCATGCGCCTGATCCCAGTACTGCCAGCGTTACAGTTTGCACAGCCCTTTTCTCAATCCAGTGGTAAAAGGTTGGCTGTGGGCACACCAATGGTACGAGGGTAGCGTTCCATCAACACCCTTACTTGCTCAGCATGGTAAGAACTGCGGGTTAAAGGTGAAGACACGACTTGCAAAAAGCCGATAGACTCACCAAATTCTCTCCAAGCGTCGAACTGGGCTGGGGGGACGAAGTTTGCAACGCCCAAGTGTTTTTGGCTGGGTTGCAAGTATTGACCGATTGTGAGGATGTCGCAATCTACGGCTCGTAGATCCTGCATGGCTGCCCGCACTTCTGCGTCAGTTTCACCCAAGCCCACCATGATGCCAGACTTTGTATAAACCCAAGGGGCTAGTTCTCGCGATCGCTTTAGCAATTCCAAGGTGCGCTCATACTGGCCTTGAGGACGAACACGCCGATAGAGCCGAGGTACAGTCTCTGTGTTGTGGTTGAGCACTTCTGGCTGCGCCTGCAAAATCGCCTCTAACGCCTGCCAATTGCCACACAAATCTGGAATTAAAACTTCGATCGTCGTGCTGGGAGAAATTGCTCGAATCGCTTGAATACAGCGCTCAAACTGCGATGCGCCGCCATCAGGTAGATCATCTCGGTTGACAGACGTAATGACTACATGATTGAGGCGTAATCGATGCACTGCCTCAGCCAAGCGATCGGGTTCAGTCGGATCGAGCGGTTGGGGCTTTTTCTCAAAATCAATATCGCAGTAGGGACAAGCTCTAGTACAAGCGGGTCCCATGATCAAAAATGTTGCTGTACCGTGATTGAAGCACTCACCGATGTTTGGACAAGATGCCTCTTCACAGACGGTGTTGAGTGCTAAATCTCGGAGGATTTCTTTAACACTACCGACTCGCTCCCACTGAGGAGCTTTGACCCGTAACCACTCTGGCTTAACGACCACGCTGAGTTTTGATTGCTGAAGTTATGTATGATTAATCTTAACAAGTCGCGGCACATCACAATATCTTTGTGCCTATGGTACGCTAAACTTGATTGATTAAGACTACAACGGGATGTAGCGCAGCTTGGTAGCGCACTTCGTTCGGGACGAAGGGGCCGCTGGTTCGAATCCAGTCATCCCGATTTTCAACTTTTGGATGAATGTCTTGACTTACCAGGAAGACCCTGCTTCCTCACGGGGGCCAAGCACCATTTGCAGAATCATGGATTGTCCGCCCACTCGATGGTAGCGATCGGCCCAAGCCCGAATCACTTCATCCAGTTCCTGCAAGGCTTGATCCAGTTTTTCCGTAGGAATATCGAGTTCTTCCAAGACCCGCATCACCCGAGGCTGCTGATCAGCCCAATCTTTCATCAAGCGGAAGTAGCGAGCCGTGTCCTCCACCATAATGTAAGTGCGCTCCTCATCATCGGCTGGTGAGTAAGAAGAGCGGGTCAGGGCATAAAAGGGCATCCCCCAAGGTGACTCGATGCGCGTGACTGTGCCAGAGTAAATCAAGCGTCGTTTGATATGTTCTGCTAATGCCTCGCTCAAGGGCATTTGACGGTCTGGGTCTAAATCCTCTTGCGATCGCGTATGCAGAAACTCGATCAAGTCCATGAATTGAAAGGAATTGATCAGTTGAGCATCTGGCAAATTATCGGGCAGTTTTTGCTCAATCTGGCGTTTCTCTTCAGAGGTGAGGCTGGTACCAGGAACGCGCGATCGCCCAGGTTGCCAAGGATATTGCTCCAACCAAATGTAGGGAAACTGAATTAGATAGCGAGGTTCCTGAGACCCCAGCATCTTCAGCAGCTTACCTTCTGTTAGCGCTTGCCTAACTTCTTCAACAATCACCTTGACCCGTTTCGGCTCTATATGGTGCAAGTGTCCTGTCATACGCAGGTTCTGGCCTTGCTCCAAGTAGGTCATGTAGATAGCACACTTGGCGGCGGTAGCTGCCGCATCTAAAAAGGCTCCGTGCCGATGCCCACTAGTACGCATGGCACTAAATGCCAAATAAAGCATGATCTGATCCATGGCACTAGGGCTGAGACGTTTGATCAGATCTAGGTCGTTAGTCATAGCAGTAGCCGTGCCCCGCAGGAGCGACTAGGTGAATATACAATTTGTGTATAAAAATTTGAGAAATTGGTAATAGTTCCACCTTGGTTGGACAACTATTGAGCTACTCTCTTCGGTGAACACCCTTAAGCTTAAGGCATGCAGGTAGTTTAAGCACTAGTGATTTTTCCTAAACAAGGATTATTGCTCGGCACTTGGGAATAAATAAGATTTCCTTCTCAGAAATAATTTTGCAGGAATTTGCTACTCCCGCCACTCGAACCTTTACATAAAGTGATGGCCCAACTATAGAGCGTTTAATTGATCGCTGAAGTAATTTCTCTTCCTCAATTTAATCTAATTGAAAGGTTTACCCCTGTGGGTTTACCGCTCCTCCTCACCCGTAGTACTAAAATATATTGCTTGAATAGAAAAATAAGCTTTAGGTCACTAGTTTTTCAACCCAAAGCTGGTTTTAATTGATACTTTGCGAAGCGCTTAACTGGGCCGAATGGGAGGTCAAAAATAGTTTGGTAGTTTAACCATACCCTCACCTGCCGCTGCCACGATGAGGCTCTACACCATTGTTTCTTTGGGATGCTAGAACTTCTTGAGTGTGAACAGATAGCGAAGAATTGTGTAAGCTATAGCTAATAGGTTGCAAACTAAATGCCCAGGCAACCGTCAGCAAACCAACTGCTATGACAGATTGATAAGTGTGCATAGGAAGTATCCATCTCAGAGCTGCTACTTTCTGATACGGAACTTTGGGCACCTGATCAGGAAAAAAATTTCTATAGCTACCTTTGACTCGGCAGAATCTGAATCAAAGCTGTGTTTTTGCTAATTTGATCTCATCATCGACTAGTACTCTGCTACGTTAATTTTGCTGGTTGGGATTCCCCTGAATCAGCCACCTAATTGCTATTGACCAAGAGGCTCAGATTGAGTACCAACTTGGAGTTAGCGATATACCGATCGCTTGCCACTTCCTCGTAGACTAAAGGCAGCAAGTGACGTACTCCTGAACTGGGGGCAGCCGCCTTGACTGAGTATCTCTCTTCTCCTTTGCAACCTACTTCCCGAACTGAATTACGACAATTGGTGCGATCGCAACTCCAAACCCTCTTAGAGCAAGGAAATTTGCCGGGGGCGAAGGCGTTGTTGGTGCCTGTGCAAGCGCCTGATATTGCCGAAGCGATCGAGGGCTTACCCGAAACCCTCCAAGTGATTGCTTTTCGCTTGTTACCAAAAGA from Trichocoleus desertorum ATA4-8-CV12 includes the following:
- a CDS encoding PH domain-containing protein — translated: MAINEEAYYEGGPHIGDLIINLLLGFTIICIPLSVGAIVRALWVRYRITNRRISVTGGWMGRDRSDIIYSEIAKVVTVPRGLGGWGDMVITLKDGSRLELRSVPKFREVYDYINEKLSTRAQQASGAVGAKS
- the yidC gene encoding membrane protein insertase YidC, encoding MDFGVGFLSNNVMLPILDFFYGIVPSYGLAIVALTLVIRFALYPLSAGSIRSMRRMRVTQPVMQKRVKEIQERYKDDPAKQQEEMSKIYKEFGNPLAGCFPVLVQMPVLFALFATLRGSPFSDINYSVNLQILPQEQITQVQPQAFATAPQNIFVADKIHAPVVALLPGGNRLAVGEKTKVEFQTVEGKPLSSLLKEHSETEIQPRWTITKGEEQVRIDENGNLEALQPGEATIQGVVPGLAADKGFLFIDALGRVGAMDADGTIHWDIVGMVLFFGVSLYINQLLSGQGPNSNPQQATINKITPILFSGMFLFFPLPAGVLMYMLLANIFQTFQTFILSREPLPENLQKIVDEEAKTSGGTSTDRESLPFEPGRAKKKA
- a CDS encoding RNA-binding protein gives rise to the protein MQQGREWLQELLRLVDLPVDVQVAEQASSNLGSTEPTTSNSLEDRANYWLTIDETGLTPEQIQQLTGTNGAVLDAIQYLANTILNLGQAEDQQKAYTIELAGYRARRQAELQSMAEQAAEQVRQTGQEVEMKALSSAERRQIHTFLKSYPDLETYSRGREPDRRLVVKQAQTETS
- a CDS encoding DUF177 domain-containing protein, yielding MDAIYIPQLTRAPEQTEVLEFKEFLPDLETLTPVQGQLKVTHRGNYLEVSAQAETIITLACHRCLQNYNHRLVVNTSELIWLDEAASDADAIILDREVGMEDLVESLSPQGSFDTGKWLYEQLCLAIPQRQLCDEACAGIQLSDSLSTSGTDRRWASLEALKKQLPS
- a CDS encoding AAA family ATPase, with the protein product MNFSDEFELLLRARYPLIYISTREEERVEAAIAQSAKHQGNRAVYIWDFVDGYQGNPNDVGFGKRNPLQALEFIEKLPATAPAIFILRDFHRFVEDVSVSRKLRNLARLLKSQPKNVVLVAAQITIPDELSEVITVLEFPLPTPTDIKVEIERLLAATGQSLEGRTLDDLVRSCQGLSIERIRRVLARAIATHRELQPDDVDLILEEKRQTIRQTQILDFYPATEEISDIGGLDNLKDWLLRRGGAFSDKARQYGLPHPRGMLLAGIQGTGKSLTAKAIAHHWHLPLLRLDVGRLFAGLVGESESRTRQMIQLAEALAPCVLWIDEIDKAFSGFDSKGDAGTTSRVFGTFITWLAEKTSPVFVVATANNVQALPPEMLRKGRFDEIFFVGLPSQEERRAIFAVHLSRLRPHNLKSYDLDRLAYETPDFSGAEIEQTIIEAMHIGFSQNRDFTTDDILEAASQTVPLAQTAREQIQFLQDWAAAGKARLASRHGGLSSRVSRSLQSPD
- a CDS encoding SH3 domain-containing protein is translated as MKWSGLINLIKFLLGFALAIALLGLGGVVAARYFVTKLTAPPPRPTFANDKPAATKAAVAASGASGNTAAPQGDSSTAPTPALEPGAYQARVVQPIGLILRDGPGSNSNQIGGIEYNSRVVVLEESPDKVWQRVRIEDSDRTGWVKAGNTERVN
- a CDS encoding peptidoglycan-binding protein, which produces MLSIVSFVSAVHALENGDSGPEVTELQTRLSNQGYYDGPITGYYGTLTQEAVIRFQQERGLAADGIAGERTLSALEGFNQATTASGTSGALRLGATGDAVSTLQNSLRAAGFYEDATTGYFGSSTEAAVIRFQQANALEPDGIVGSNTQAVLQRYPSTAATTFYPAQPYNNPFPTPVSSSSSSLGRGDTGPAVTNLQTRLKAAGFFDGPITGYFGSLTETAVIRFQQARGLPANGIVGSATLAALPGSTSNPSGTVANQFSVLELQRRLKARGFYAGSLDGDMGPSTQRAIAAAQRFYGVSDRDVRNGRF
- a CDS encoding transcriptional repressor; translation: MSLYTTSSLKAELNERGWRLTPQRETILQVFQNLPKGNHLSAEDLYNELQTDGERISLSTIYRTLKLMARMGILRELELAEGHKHYELNQPYPYYHHHLICVRCNKTTEFKSDSILKIGTKTAQKEGYHLLDCQLSIHAICPTCQRSLTPM
- the sigC gene encoding RNA polymerase sigma factor SigC — its product is MPATSFYADAEYDDQLNATSFRLSNEDIEPSVDDLVDLDMGYADPVGGVRKNVSRRTTDLVRLYLQEIGRVRLLGRDEEVSEAQRVQRYMRLLELRNEVATAGDEPIKRYVDLIEAHDCLASQLGHRPSLERWAAQAGVTVADLKPIVAQGKRRWAEVVALEVTELEQIQTEGLRAKEHMIKANLRLVVSVAKKYQNRGLELLDLIQEGTLGLERAVEKFDPTKGYRFSTYAYWWIRQGITRAIATQSRTIRLPVHITEKLNKIKKAQRKISQEKGRMATIEDIAKELEMTAPQVREVLLRVPRSVSLETKVGKEKDTELGDLLETEDVSPEEILMRESLRRDLQQLLTDLTSRERDVILMRFGLGDGHPYSLAEIGRALDLSRERVRQIEAKALQKLRQPKRRNRVRDYLESLS